A window of Panicum virgatum strain AP13 chromosome 8K, P.virgatum_v5, whole genome shotgun sequence contains these coding sequences:
- the LOC120646507 gene encoding E3 ubiquitin-protein ligase RNF181-like has product MEVARAPEGFLMPHHMYRGRRPAAATGGGPGPRRTRIMRTAPHEFYGGAMVATPSVDLDVDDGGSAPTYFTARLSRAAGSAASAVAGLPETMATTGGDGEETCCAVCREGYEAGDALRTMPCAPAFHGECIVEWLSVSSFGPLCRFKLPTQEEEDAAAQHQQPASQLG; this is encoded by the coding sequence ATGGAGGTGGCGCGTGCGCCGGAAGGTTTCCTGATGCCGCACCACATGtaccgcggccggcggccggccgcggcgacAGGAGGAGGACCTGGACCCCGCCGCACCCGCATCATGCGCACCGCGCCCCACGAGTTCTACGGCGGCGCGATGGTGGCCACGCCCAGCGTGGACCTCGACGTCGACGATGGCGGCTCGGCCCCCACTTATTTCACCGCGCGGCTATCACGAGCGGCGGGTTCCGCAGCCAGCGCCGTGGCGGGCCTGCCGGAGACGATGGCGAccacgggcggcgacggcgaggagacCTGCTGCGCGGTGTGCCGGGAGGGGTACGAGGCCGGCGACGCACTGAGGACGATGCCGTGCGCGCCCGCGTTCCACGGGGAGTGCATCGTGGAGTGGCTCTCGGTCAGTAGCTTCGGCCCGCTCTGCCGCTTCAAGCTGCCTacccaggaggaggaggacgccgccgcccaacACCAACAGCCGGCAAGCCAGCTGGGATAG